One stretch of Sinomonas terrae DNA includes these proteins:
- a CDS encoding UPF0182 family membrane protein, with product MTARPEGTTPRPLRKRRGPLIPTIIIAVVLVVGFVLFTQVWTDVLWFQQLGYLGVFITENLSRTLVFLVGALGMGLGVYAAIRLAYRARPVYAPDGGPQDNMSRYQAQLEPVRRVVMVGVPIVFALFAGAAAGSQWQKVVLFFNQVPFGQKDPQFGLDFSFYLFTLPFIGTLVGYILSIVIIAGIAGLLTHYLYGSIRISDRGLYTSRAAQLHLAISGGLLLLLIAINFWIDRYGTLQNAGTRWAGAMYTDVNAVIPTQAILAIAAGIVAILFFIAAAIGRWRLPLIGTAMLVITGIFAGGIYPWVIQQFQVTPSEKTLEGPYIERNISLTREAYGLDNVQVTPYNATTNAAPGALQPDAQTTQNIRLLDPTLVSSTFQQLEQYRPYYQFSPTLNVDRYSVNGRSQDTVIAVRELNLNGLSPDQQSWYNTHVVYTHGYGVVAAYGNTATSDGKPVFLQSGIPTTGALGTESSYQPRIYFGQYSPDYSVVGGPSGSQPREQDKPQGNSGDTLYTYTGNGGPNVGNWFNRLIYSVKFQSTDLLFSDAVNSQSQILYNRNPLQRVQQVAPYLTLDGTAYPAVVDGRVKWIVDGYTTSQYFPYSQQQQLQQVTSDSQTAAGRNGALPPSSVNYIRNSVKATVDAFDGSVTLYAWDDQDPILRTWEKVFPSSVKPISDMSGSLMSHVRYPEDLFKVQRELLTTYHVTDPASFYQNDDVWSVPDDPTSASQNGGKQPPYYMSLQMPGQKAPAFQLTSSFIPQTVQAGKSRDVMYGFLAADSDAGSKAGVKGPDYGKLQLLRLPTDTNVPGPGQVQSRFDSDPSVSTSLNLLRQGASKVQNGNLLTLPVGGGLLYVEPVYVQSTGSTSYPTLQRVLVAFGDKVGFAPTLDEALKSLFGGNAGASAGDAGNNSSAPPQSPPNSSTAASSANSQLNQALQDAKKALSDSQTALQNGNFADYGAAQQRLSDAVTRALAAEASLQAAQGQGSSTAPSTSSPSPSSSSSASPSPSPSR from the coding sequence GTGACAGCCCGTCCAGAAGGCACCACCCCGCGGCCCCTGAGGAAGAGGCGCGGACCCCTCATCCCCACGATCATCATCGCGGTGGTGCTCGTGGTCGGCTTCGTGCTCTTCACTCAGGTCTGGACTGATGTCCTGTGGTTCCAACAGCTCGGGTACCTCGGGGTGTTCATTACCGAGAACCTCTCGCGGACGCTCGTCTTCCTCGTCGGTGCGCTGGGCATGGGCCTGGGCGTCTACGCGGCGATCCGGCTCGCCTACCGCGCGCGTCCCGTCTACGCGCCCGACGGCGGACCGCAGGACAACATGAGCCGCTACCAAGCGCAGCTCGAGCCAGTGCGCCGCGTGGTCATGGTCGGCGTGCCGATCGTCTTTGCCCTCTTCGCGGGTGCAGCGGCTGGAAGCCAATGGCAGAAGGTCGTGCTGTTCTTCAACCAGGTGCCGTTCGGGCAGAAGGACCCCCAGTTCGGGCTGGACTTCAGCTTCTACCTCTTCACGCTTCCTTTCATCGGGACGCTCGTGGGTTACATCCTGAGCATCGTCATCATCGCGGGCATCGCAGGGCTCCTCACTCACTACCTCTACGGCTCTATCCGGATCAGCGACCGCGGTCTCTACACCTCGCGTGCGGCACAGCTGCACCTCGCGATCAGCGGAGGCCTCCTGCTGCTTCTCATCGCGATCAACTTCTGGATCGACCGTTACGGCACCCTGCAGAATGCCGGCACCCGGTGGGCTGGCGCGATGTACACGGACGTCAACGCGGTCATTCCGACCCAGGCCATACTCGCGATCGCTGCTGGCATCGTCGCGATCCTGTTCTTCATCGCCGCTGCGATTGGGCGCTGGAGGCTTCCGCTCATCGGGACGGCCATGCTTGTCATCACGGGCATCTTCGCCGGCGGGATCTACCCGTGGGTCATCCAGCAGTTCCAGGTGACGCCTTCGGAGAAGACGCTCGAGGGCCCCTACATTGAGCGGAACATCTCGCTGACGCGCGAAGCCTACGGCTTGGACAACGTTCAGGTCACTCCCTACAACGCGACCACCAATGCGGCGCCCGGCGCTCTCCAGCCCGACGCGCAGACCACTCAGAACATCCGGCTTCTCGATCCGACGCTTGTGTCGTCGACCTTCCAGCAGCTCGAACAGTACCGCCCGTACTATCAGTTCTCGCCGACGCTCAACGTCGACCGCTACAGCGTCAATGGCAGGAGCCAGGACACCGTGATCGCCGTCCGCGAGCTGAATCTGAACGGACTCAGCCCGGACCAGCAGTCGTGGTACAACACGCACGTCGTCTACACCCACGGCTATGGCGTGGTCGCGGCCTACGGCAACACGGCGACTTCTGACGGCAAGCCCGTCTTCCTCCAGTCGGGGATTCCGACGACGGGTGCGCTCGGCACCGAGAGCTCATACCAGCCGCGCATCTACTTCGGGCAGTATTCGCCCGATTACTCCGTTGTGGGAGGGCCTTCGGGCTCACAGCCCCGTGAGCAGGACAAGCCGCAGGGCAACTCTGGTGACACTCTCTACACGTACACGGGCAACGGCGGCCCCAACGTGGGCAACTGGTTCAACCGTCTCATCTACTCGGTGAAGTTCCAGAGCACGGACCTCCTGTTCTCGGACGCCGTCAACTCCCAGTCGCAGATCCTCTACAACCGAAATCCCCTCCAGCGAGTCCAGCAGGTCGCGCCTTATCTGACGCTCGACGGGACCGCGTATCCGGCAGTGGTCGACGGTCGTGTGAAGTGGATCGTGGACGGCTACACGACGAGCCAGTACTTCCCGTACTCACAACAGCAGCAGCTCCAGCAGGTGACGTCCGACTCGCAGACGGCCGCCGGCCGCAACGGTGCCCTCCCGCCGTCGAGCGTCAACTACATCCGCAACTCGGTCAAGGCAACCGTCGATGCCTTCGACGGTTCCGTCACGCTGTATGCGTGGGACGATCAGGATCCCATCCTCAGGACCTGGGAGAAGGTCTTCCCTTCCAGTGTGAAGCCGATCTCGGATATGTCGGGCTCGCTCATGAGCCACGTGCGGTACCCGGAGGACCTCTTCAAGGTCCAGCGAGAACTGCTGACCACCTATCACGTGACGGACCCGGCGAGCTTCTACCAGAACGACGACGTCTGGAGCGTTCCGGACGATCCGACGAGCGCGTCGCAGAACGGCGGCAAGCAGCCGCCCTATTACATGTCGCTGCAGATGCCGGGGCAGAAGGCACCCGCCTTCCAGTTGACCTCGAGCTTTATCCCTCAGACGGTACAGGCAGGCAAATCGCGCGATGTCATGTACGGCTTCCTTGCTGCCGACTCCGATGCGGGCAGCAAGGCAGGGGTCAAGGGGCCGGACTACGGGAAGCTGCAATTGCTGAGACTCCCGACCGATACGAATGTGCCGGGGCCGGGCCAGGTACAGTCGCGCTTCGACTCCGACCCCTCGGTATCGACTTCCCTCAATCTGCTCAGACAGGGAGCCTCGAAGGTCCAAAACGGCAATTTGCTCACTCTCCCGGTGGGAGGGGGTCTGCTGTACGTCGAACCGGTCTATGTCCAGTCGACGGGATCGACGTCCTATCCGACGCTCCAGCGAGTTCTCGTCGCGTTCGGCGACAAGGTCGGCTTCGCGCCGACGCTCGACGAAGCCCTCAAGAGCCTCTTTGGGGGGAACGCGGGAGCTTCAGCTGGGGACGCTGGGAACAATTCGAGCGCGCCACCGCAATCGCCCCCTAATTCGTCCACAGCGGCGAGCAGCGCGAATTCCCAGCTCAACCAGGCGCTTCAGGATGCAAAGAAGGCCTTGAGCGATAGCCAAACAGCCCTTCAGAACGGCAACTTCGCCGACTACGGTGCCGCACAGCAGAGGTTGAGCGATGCCGTCACCCGCGCGCTCGCGGCCGAGGCCAGCCTGCAGGCTGCCCAGGGGCAGGGCTCGTCGACCGCTCCTTCGACGTCTTCGCCGAGTCCCTCGTCCAGCTCATCGGCGAGTCCTTCGCCAAGCCCGAGCCGCTGA
- a CDS encoding ATP-dependent DNA helicase UvrD2: protein MTTEVQSLEDRLLGGLDDEQRTVATTLQGPLCVLAGAGTGKTRAITHRIAYGVHAGVYQPQRLLAVTFTSRAAAEMRSRLRDLGVGGVQARTFHAAALRQLQYFWPQAVGGQLPGLLEHKAQAIAEAARRLRLTVDRAAIRDLASELEWAKVSMLTPSTYLQGAAGRGEPGGLQPTTVARLFQAYEDVKIDRNLIDFEDVLLITVGILQEDPKVAAEVREQYRHFVVDEYQDVSPLQQRLLELWLGGREELCVVGDASQTIYSFTGATSAHLLEFGQRFPDATVVKLVRDYRSTPQVVDLANRLLGARRSGGPAADRLWAEPLQLLAQRPAGPAPEFAECSDDEAEAAAVAQRIGQLVATGTEPKDIAVLFRTNGQSEAFEQALTAAGIGYQLRGGERFFNRREVRDALLQLRGAARTQPTGVPLGQTVRDVLSSLGYADTAPSGSGATRERWESLSALVALADELSAGRGESFGLPEFVIELHERSAAQHAPAVQGVTLASLHAAKGLEWDAVFLVGLSEGLVPISFADTPATVDEERRLLYVGITRAREFLHLSWSLSRTPGGRAHRRPSRFLDGLRPGSLRTTASATGGASARRRREYRGPAVCRVCGAVLESGAERKVGRCAACPPSYDEATFESLRAWRLEQAREADVPAFVVFTDATLTAIAEAKPESLGDLAKVAGVGKAKLERYGDAVLELLRGA, encoded by the coding sequence ATGACGACGGAAGTCCAGTCGCTTGAGGACCGGCTCTTGGGCGGTCTCGACGACGAGCAGCGCACGGTCGCAACCACCCTCCAGGGCCCGCTCTGCGTCCTCGCGGGAGCGGGCACCGGCAAGACGCGGGCCATCACGCACAGGATCGCCTACGGTGTCCATGCCGGCGTGTACCAGCCGCAACGCCTGCTCGCCGTGACGTTCACGTCCAGGGCTGCTGCCGAGATGCGGAGCCGTCTGCGCGATCTCGGCGTCGGCGGGGTGCAGGCTCGGACGTTTCACGCTGCCGCGCTCCGGCAGCTCCAGTACTTCTGGCCGCAGGCGGTCGGTGGCCAGCTCCCGGGCCTGCTTGAGCACAAGGCGCAGGCCATTGCTGAGGCGGCCAGACGGCTCCGGCTGACCGTTGACCGTGCGGCGATTCGCGACCTTGCCTCCGAACTCGAATGGGCCAAGGTCTCGATGCTCACTCCCTCCACCTATCTCCAGGGAGCTGCTGGCCGTGGCGAGCCGGGAGGTCTCCAGCCCACGACCGTGGCCCGTCTCTTCCAGGCGTACGAGGACGTCAAGATCGACAGGAACCTGATCGATTTCGAAGACGTCCTCCTCATCACGGTCGGGATTCTGCAGGAGGATCCGAAGGTCGCGGCCGAGGTCCGCGAGCAGTACCGGCACTTCGTGGTCGACGAGTACCAGGACGTCTCGCCGCTCCAGCAGCGTCTGCTCGAGCTGTGGCTCGGAGGCCGCGAGGAACTCTGCGTCGTCGGGGACGCGAGCCAGACCATCTATTCCTTCACCGGGGCAACATCGGCCCACCTTCTCGAATTCGGTCAACGCTTTCCGGACGCGACCGTGGTGAAACTCGTGCGAGACTACCGCTCCACTCCCCAAGTAGTCGATCTCGCGAACCGTCTCCTGGGAGCACGCCGAAGCGGTGGACCGGCCGCAGATCGGCTGTGGGCCGAGCCACTCCAGCTCCTGGCCCAGAGGCCCGCAGGGCCGGCCCCCGAGTTCGCCGAGTGCTCCGATGACGAGGCCGAGGCGGCCGCTGTTGCCCAGCGAATCGGCCAGCTCGTGGCGACTGGCACCGAGCCGAAGGACATCGCCGTGCTGTTCCGCACCAACGGGCAGTCGGAGGCCTTCGAGCAAGCACTCACGGCCGCTGGCATCGGCTACCAGCTGCGCGGTGGCGAGCGGTTCTTCAACCGGCGGGAGGTCCGTGACGCCCTTCTCCAGCTCCGGGGGGCGGCGAGGACCCAGCCGACCGGCGTTCCACTCGGCCAAACCGTCCGAGACGTCCTCTCCTCGCTCGGCTACGCCGACACAGCGCCGTCTGGAAGCGGGGCCACGAGGGAACGCTGGGAGTCGCTCTCGGCACTCGTCGCGCTCGCAGACGAGCTCTCGGCCGGCCGGGGAGAATCCTTCGGCCTGCCGGAGTTCGTCATCGAGCTGCATGAGAGGTCAGCCGCCCAGCACGCCCCCGCCGTGCAGGGGGTCACGCTCGCCTCCCTGCACGCTGCCAAGGGTCTCGAGTGGGACGCTGTGTTCCTCGTTGGCCTGAGTGAGGGGCTCGTCCCGATTTCCTTCGCCGACACCCCGGCTACCGTCGACGAGGAGCGCCGCTTGCTCTACGTCGGGATCACGAGGGCCCGAGAGTTCCTCCACCTTTCGTGGTCACTCTCACGGACCCCCGGGGGCAGAGCGCACCGCCGCCCGTCACGCTTTCTTGACGGGCTGCGGCCAGGCAGCCTGCGTACGACGGCGTCCGCGACGGGAGGCGCTTCGGCTCGCCGGCGGCGGGAGTACCGGGGCCCGGCGGTGTGCCGAGTGTGCGGAGCCGTGCTCGAATCGGGTGCGGAACGCAAGGTCGGTCGCTGCGCCGCCTGCCCGCCGTCGTACGACGAAGCCACGTTCGAATCATTGCGGGCGTGGCGCCTTGAGCAGGCACGGGAGGCGGACGTCCCAGCGTTCGTCGTGTTCACCGATGCGACGCTCACGGCCATCGCCGAGGCGAAGCCCGAGAGTCTGGGCGATCTCGCCAAAGTCGCCGGCGTCGGCAAGGCGAAACTCGAACGGTATGGCGACGCCGTCCTGGAGCTGCTCCGTGGCGCCTGA
- a CDS encoding helix-turn-helix domain-containing protein, giving the protein MATITEAEKILGVGRATLYRGIREGFLIGEQLTPGAPRRIRIDKAVRDRLSPEVPEGWLKLADAARALGIASQTVLHKVQRGELQDVHVDQGRRKGLRINVKGHQIGVFDQP; this is encoded by the coding sequence GTGGCCACGATCACCGAAGCCGAGAAGATCCTCGGGGTCGGGAGGGCAACCCTCTACCGGGGGATCCGGGAGGGCTTCCTGATCGGCGAGCAGCTCACGCCCGGCGCACCTAGGCGGATCCGCATCGACAAGGCCGTCAGGGACCGGCTCTCGCCCGAAGTACCCGAGGGATGGCTCAAACTCGCCGACGCCGCCCGGGCGCTCGGAATCGCCAGCCAGACCGTGTTGCACAAGGTCCAACGCGGCGAGCTACAAGACGTCCACGTCGACCAAGGACGGCGAAAAGGCCTACGAATCAACGTCAAAGGCCACCAGATTGGAGTGTTTGATCAACCGTGA
- a CDS encoding helix-turn-helix domain-containing protein: MSAVSKPVRSVPGLEPMIDVVTLAAYLGVPVSTIYDWRTNRKGPPAYRFGKHVMFAVSDVKAWVEQQRDPAVSGGS; the protein is encoded by the coding sequence ATGAGCGCTGTATCCAAGCCGGTCCGGTCGGTCCCGGGGCTGGAGCCGATGATCGACGTGGTGACCCTCGCGGCCTATCTGGGGGTGCCGGTCTCGACGATCTACGACTGGCGTACGAACCGGAAGGGGCCGCCGGCCTACCGCTTCGGCAAGCACGTCATGTTCGCTGTCTCCGATGTGAAGGCGTGGGTGGAACAGCAGCGCGACCCGGCCGTGTCGGGCGGGAGCTGA
- a CDS encoding TetR/AcrR family transcriptional regulator, with amino-acid sequence MEEATEMPGRGKAVTARQRILDASFGLFALGGIRDVGVDELVEASGVAKATFYKHFHAKDDLALAYLGRWYEERSAAIEAAVARHRGEDAPALLAVFDVFEDWFRRGTAEVSSFLHVLIEMGPDHPLVRASMDYLARTRDQLAGLAREAGLQDPEGFA; translated from the coding sequence ATGGAGGAAGCGACGGAGATGCCAGGCCGGGGGAAGGCCGTCACGGCCCGGCAGCGGATCCTGGACGCCTCCTTCGGCCTGTTCGCCCTCGGGGGCATCCGCGACGTCGGCGTCGACGAGCTCGTGGAGGCCTCGGGCGTGGCCAAGGCGACCTTCTACAAGCACTTCCACGCCAAGGACGACCTCGCCCTGGCGTATCTGGGGCGCTGGTACGAGGAGCGCAGCGCGGCGATCGAGGCCGCCGTCGCCCGGCACCGCGGCGAGGACGCCCCGGCCCTGCTGGCCGTGTTCGACGTCTTCGAGGACTGGTTCCGGCGCGGGACCGCGGAGGTCAGCTCGTTCCTGCACGTGCTGATCGAGATGGGCCCAGACCACCCCCTGGTCCGGGCGAGCATGGACTACCTCGCCCGGACCCGGGACCAGCTCGCCGGCCTGGCTCGCGAGGCCGGGCTCCAAGACCCCGAGGGCTTCGCCTGA
- a CDS encoding zinc-dependent metalloprotease: protein MTTPDKPQGNGEEPQDPLAELFAKLMGGEGLEGVDPAEIAKAAGLPSDPAVLQQMFQQVQSMMMSSAGDGPVNWQLAHEHARRTAATTSDPSVSALQNRDVDEALRLAELWLDNVTDFPSTGLIGRGWSRAEWIEATMATWRRLTEPVANSVATALSTAISEQLPEEMKGMLGGATSMLQNMGGAIFGMQLGAAIGALSGEVVSASDIGVPLVDLEMALLPANVAKFGEGLGLPEGDVRLYLAVREAAHARLFMHVPWLRAHLLGAVEDYARGIHIDVSRIEEVAREVDPRNPESLQEALQGGVFTPERTPRQEAALAKLETALALVEGWVDELTAAATENVLPSSPALREAVRRRRATGGPAEHAFASLVGLELRPRRLRDAAQLWASLKQERGVTGRDAIWKHPDLLPTAEDLDDPNGFSSRRSAAEAQETEVDAALEKLLAGGFDHPSEAATPEGGEESGADAEDAASSEANEAGTPEAKPSEDGPEGATGDGRPGGDDGGDGGEPHAGK from the coding sequence ATGACCACTCCGGACAAGCCACAGGGCAACGGCGAGGAACCCCAGGATCCCCTCGCCGAACTCTTCGCCAAGCTCATGGGCGGGGAAGGCCTCGAAGGGGTCGACCCAGCCGAGATCGCCAAGGCGGCAGGTCTCCCAAGCGACCCCGCCGTCCTCCAACAGATGTTCCAGCAGGTCCAGTCCATGATGATGTCCTCGGCCGGGGACGGACCCGTGAACTGGCAGCTCGCGCACGAGCACGCGCGCCGTACCGCCGCGACGACCTCCGACCCCTCGGTCTCGGCTCTGCAGAACCGTGACGTCGACGAGGCGCTGCGCCTCGCCGAGCTGTGGCTCGACAATGTGACGGATTTCCCCTCCACGGGCCTAATCGGCCGCGGCTGGTCGCGTGCCGAATGGATTGAAGCGACGATGGCCACTTGGCGTCGGCTGACCGAGCCGGTCGCCAACAGCGTCGCCACAGCCCTCTCGACCGCCATCAGCGAACAGCTCCCCGAAGAGATGAAGGGCATGCTCGGGGGCGCGACCTCGATGCTCCAGAACATGGGCGGCGCGATCTTCGGCATGCAGCTCGGGGCGGCCATCGGCGCGCTCTCCGGCGAAGTCGTGAGCGCTTCCGACATCGGGGTCCCACTCGTCGACCTCGAAATGGCACTCCTTCCCGCGAACGTCGCGAAGTTCGGCGAAGGCCTGGGGCTGCCGGAGGGCGACGTGCGGCTGTACCTCGCGGTCCGCGAGGCGGCACACGCCCGGCTTTTCATGCACGTCCCCTGGCTCCGCGCCCACCTGCTCGGCGCGGTCGAAGACTACGCGCGAGGCATCCACATTGACGTCTCCCGAATCGAAGAGGTCGCCCGCGAAGTCGACCCGCGGAATCCGGAATCCCTCCAGGAAGCGCTTCAGGGCGGCGTCTTCACGCCCGAGCGGACGCCGCGACAGGAGGCGGCGCTCGCGAAGCTCGAAACCGCATTGGCCCTCGTCGAGGGCTGGGTGGACGAACTCACCGCAGCGGCGACCGAGAACGTCCTGCCTTCCTCGCCCGCCCTCCGCGAGGCCGTCCGGCGGCGGCGGGCCACGGGTGGCCCGGCAGAGCACGCATTCGCGTCGCTCGTTGGCCTCGAGCTGCGCCCCCGGCGCCTGCGCGACGCCGCCCAGCTGTGGGCGTCCCTCAAGCAGGAACGCGGCGTGACGGGCCGGGACGCCATCTGGAAGCACCCGGATCTTCTCCCGACCGCGGAGGATCTCGACGATCCCAACGGCTTCAGCTCGCGGCGCTCCGCCGCAGAGGCTCAGGAGACCGAGGTCGACGCGGCACTCGAGAAGCTGCTCGCGGGCGGATTTGACCACCCGAGCGAGGCCGCTACCCCGGAAGGCGGCGAAGAGTCCGGGGCAGACGCCGAGGACGCCGCCTCCAGCGAGGCGAACGAGGCGGGGACCCCGGAGGCGAAACCATCAGAGGACGGACCTGAGGGCGCGACCGGCGACGGACGTCCCGGCGGAGACGACGGCGGGGACGGCGGGGAGCCGCACGCAGGCAAATGA
- a CDS encoding M48 metallopeptidase family protein: MAPDSSQPNGSPPVEVRRSARRRKTVSAFWEGGTAIVAIPARFTKVEEKLWVERMVERLERDRSRRSGPRSDQELMVRAAELSGRFLEGRARPETVRWVTNQSTRWGSCTPGERSIRLSHQLQGMPQWVVDYVLVHELAHLLVAGHTPRFWALVERYPRMAEAKAFLAGVSFAASRGLTPEGPPA, encoded by the coding sequence GTGGCGCCTGACAGCTCGCAGCCCAACGGCTCCCCGCCCGTCGAGGTGCGCCGTTCGGCCCGGCGCCGCAAGACGGTGAGCGCGTTCTGGGAGGGCGGAACCGCCATCGTCGCGATCCCCGCACGATTCACAAAGGTCGAGGAGAAACTCTGGGTTGAGCGGATGGTCGAGCGTCTCGAGCGGGACAGGTCTCGCCGGAGCGGCCCTCGCAGCGACCAGGAACTCATGGTGCGGGCTGCGGAGCTCTCGGGGAGGTTCTTGGAGGGTCGCGCACGGCCGGAGACCGTGCGGTGGGTCACGAACCAGTCGACTCGGTGGGGTTCGTGCACGCCGGGAGAGCGGAGTATCCGCCTGTCGCACCAGCTTCAAGGGATGCCGCAGTGGGTTGTTGACTACGTGCTCGTCCACGAGCTCGCGCATCTTCTCGTCGCGGGCCACACGCCCAGATTCTGGGCCCTCGTCGAGCGCTACCCGCGGATGGCGGAAGCAAAGGCGTTCCTCGCGGGCGTCTCCTTCGCTGCCTCGCGGGGCCTTACGCCGGAGGGCCCTCCGGCCTAG
- a CDS encoding YlbL family protein, with translation MSSSVPPTAGIPADDGGARPPEDGSPGEPHGAVRDGSGDDAVVGRSRRTGRGLVGAVAAVAALVLGGIVWAAPVPYVVELPGPVYNTLGSDNGKDIIAIQGRQTYPAQGALNVTTVYVEGGPNSNVSLLGLIRSALDPSQSILPVDAVYPPGVTSQTVSQQNAADMQNSQDDAVAAALKTLSIPFQQQLKIASLVQNSASAGKLQPQDTILSVGGQKVASLTAIQQLVASSKGKPLDVVFQRNGTQHTVSITPRDSGGGHYLLGFTVAYSFSFPFRVDVALDRVGGPSAGMMFALGIIDKLTPGNLTNGKQIAGTGTISPDGSVGEIGGIVQKMEGARSQGATLFLAPAGNCGEVVGHIPSGLSVVKVGTLDAARHAIQAYAQGTDPATLPQCTK, from the coding sequence GTGAGCAGCAGCGTCCCCCCGACCGCCGGCATCCCAGCGGACGACGGCGGCGCGCGGCCTCCTGAGGACGGCTCGCCGGGGGAGCCCCACGGCGCCGTGCGGGACGGCTCAGGCGACGACGCCGTCGTCGGGCGTTCCCGGCGCACCGGACGGGGCCTCGTCGGGGCGGTCGCCGCGGTCGCGGCCCTCGTTCTCGGCGGCATCGTGTGGGCCGCGCCGGTCCCGTATGTGGTCGAGCTGCCCGGACCTGTCTACAACACGCTGGGGTCCGACAACGGCAAGGACATCATCGCGATCCAGGGCCGCCAGACGTACCCGGCGCAAGGCGCGCTCAACGTGACGACGGTGTATGTCGAAGGCGGCCCGAACTCGAACGTGAGCCTCCTGGGGCTCATCCGCTCCGCGCTGGACCCCTCGCAGTCGATCCTGCCGGTAGACGCCGTCTACCCTCCGGGCGTGACGAGCCAGACGGTCTCCCAGCAGAATGCCGCAGATATGCAGAATTCGCAGGACGACGCCGTCGCCGCCGCGCTCAAGACGCTCTCAATCCCGTTTCAACAGCAGCTCAAGATCGCCTCGCTCGTCCAGAACTCGGCTTCCGCCGGAAAGCTCCAGCCGCAGGACACGATTCTGAGTGTCGGCGGGCAGAAGGTCGCTTCTCTCACGGCCATCCAGCAGCTTGTGGCGTCTTCCAAGGGCAAGCCGCTCGACGTCGTCTTCCAACGCAACGGGACGCAGCACACCGTCTCGATCACGCCCCGCGATTCGGGAGGAGGCCATTACCTGCTCGGGTTCACGGTCGCCTACTCGTTCTCGTTCCCGTTCAGGGTGGACGTCGCGTTGGACAGGGTGGGCGGACCGAGCGCCGGCATGATGTTCGCACTCGGCATCATCGACAAGCTGACGCCCGGAAACCTCACGAATGGAAAGCAGATTGCCGGGACCGGAACGATCAGTCCCGACGGTTCCGTCGGAGAGATCGGCGGCATCGTCCAGAAGATGGAGGGCGCGCGGTCGCAGGGGGCCACCCTCTTCCTGGCGCCTGCGGGGAACTGCGGTGAGGTCGTGGGGCACATACCCAGTGGACTGTCCGTCGTGAAGGTCGGGACCCTCGATGCCGCGCGTCATGCGATCCAGGCGTATGCACAAGGGACGGACCCCGCGACGCTGCCGCAGTGCACGAAGTAG
- a CDS encoding tyrosine-type recombinase/integrase, translated as MARPRRPIGTFGEFGFITAASGRVRARTRFRDWDGATRLVQASGCTQSAAERALKEKLSARAVYQCGSGELSADSTFRQLADYWLADVELNPDLAGGTKGLYRWNMTHLVLPHFADLTLREIGVARCDAFIKQQRRISYSRAKQARNVLRQAFGLAVRHEVLPRSPMESIARLRQPRPDPSALSAAEVDAVRTAILCWERGLSPCGPKPDGQLGAIVEIMLGTSARIGEVLAIRCRDIDLTSPVPSIRIAGTLVTPRGSGGPPTRQDHPKTHKSRRTIALPSFTAEAVRTRLAAVKDPSPDGLLFASRNGTALTAANVRRQLRHVLELAGIEGVTPHMFRRTAATAISDSAGVDLAAELLGHVDPRITVQHYIRRNEMVNPATAAILDATFARQGTP; from the coding sequence GTGGCTAGGCCGCGTCGGCCGATTGGCACCTTCGGCGAGTTCGGGTTCATCACTGCGGCCTCCGGCAGGGTGCGGGCGCGTACCCGGTTCCGGGACTGGGACGGCGCGACCCGCCTTGTGCAGGCTTCGGGGTGCACGCAGAGCGCTGCCGAGCGGGCGCTGAAGGAGAAGCTGTCCGCGCGCGCGGTCTACCAGTGCGGCAGCGGCGAGCTGAGTGCGGATAGCACCTTCAGGCAGCTCGCCGACTACTGGCTGGCCGACGTGGAGCTGAATCCGGATCTGGCCGGGGGCACCAAGGGGCTCTATCGGTGGAACATGACCCACCTCGTGCTCCCGCACTTCGCGGACCTGACGCTGCGGGAGATCGGCGTGGCCCGCTGCGATGCGTTCATCAAGCAGCAGCGGCGGATCAGCTACAGCCGCGCCAAGCAGGCCCGCAATGTGCTCCGCCAGGCATTCGGGCTCGCGGTGCGGCACGAGGTCCTGCCACGCAGCCCGATGGAGTCCATCGCCCGGCTGCGCCAACCCCGGCCCGACCCGAGCGCGCTGAGCGCGGCAGAGGTCGACGCGGTGCGGACCGCGATCCTGTGCTGGGAGAGGGGCCTGAGTCCCTGCGGCCCGAAACCCGACGGCCAGCTCGGCGCGATCGTCGAGATCATGCTGGGCACCTCCGCCCGGATCGGGGAGGTCCTGGCCATTCGCTGCCGCGATATCGACCTGACCTCGCCCGTGCCCTCGATCCGAATCGCCGGCACCCTCGTGACGCCGCGCGGCTCCGGGGGTCCGCCCACGCGGCAGGACCACCCGAAGACACACAAGTCGCGCCGCACGATCGCGCTGCCCTCGTTCACCGCGGAGGCCGTACGCACTCGCCTGGCCGCGGTGAAGGACCCTTCGCCTGACGGGCTGCTGTTCGCCAGCCGCAACGGGACCGCGCTGACGGCGGCCAACGTGCGCCGGCAGCTGCGGCATGTGCTCGAGCTGGCCGGCATCGAGGGAGTCACCCCGCATATGTTCCGGCGCACCGCGGCCACCGCCATCAGCGACAGCGCCGGTGTCGATCTCGCCGCTGAGCTGCTCGGGCACGTCGACCCCCGCATCACCGTCCAGCACTACATCCGCCGCAACGAGATGGTGAACCCCGCCACCGCGGCAATCCTCGACGCCACCTTCGCGAGGCAGGGCACACCGTGA